The Gopherus evgoodei ecotype Sinaloan lineage chromosome 8, rGopEvg1_v1.p, whole genome shotgun sequence genome segment ATTCAGATACCCAGACTGAAATTCAGGTCACTTCCAAAATGCTGAGCAACCCCAGCTTCCAaaatgttcagcacctctgaaagttaGATCAATTCTATCTGAGTGCCTAAATATTGATTTAGGAACTTAGCTTTAAgcatccaggtttgaaaatgttgctttGTATTATCTATGTCATCTGAGTCATTGAGAAAATGGAACTGGCATATATCAGAGACAAAATATTCATAAACACCTAGTACAATATGCCTTTGCTAACTGGTACCTAACAAGTATTAATTGTTCAAACTACATACCTATTGGGTAGATGATGACTTCCAAAAGAAGTACTCCCGCCAGGGCCCACAAATAATCTCAGCCCTTCTTCTACAAAGGAAAAGTTAACATGTTTAAATATGACATCTTCAGTGTTGCCAACAAATATTCtctaaatcttttttaaaaccattttaaatCCATGAACTTtgtaaatgatattttaaaatgtttgcctcTGAAAACAACTGGAAACCAATCATAATAAGCTGTGCTTCAGGGAAAGCAAATTTTCTTGTAGGATTACCTCTGCCCTTTGCTGCACAGACTTAGTTAAAATGATGGGCCCCAGGGGCACAAAGCCCAGCAACCTTTCTCGCCTctcaggagacagcagcagccaggagtttTCCTGGAATGATCTATAAACACTCCTTACCCACACTGGGAgtaggagtgggggtgggggatggggtgttCATTAAATTAGTGCATTTGGGCCTCTACTGTACTGTATATTGTCTTTCcaagtttttatttgttttccccaTATATACCTTCTGCACTGGAGTCTAAACTGAAGTCTTGACTCTGCAATATTTTTTCAACAATATCATCTGCATCTACTCTGGTGGCATCAACCCGCTTCAATTGTGACTCTACAGAGTCTTGCTTCACTGGATGCCTGTTAGGATAAACACATTTAGAGATTCTAAAAACTAAATTGTCAATACATTTAATTCAGAGTACTGTCACTATAAGAAGCCTTTCAAGTTATGTTAAGTGTACCTGCTGAGTTTTTCTGAAGATATATCTTTAACAGGAGTATCAAAATTATCATCAGTTATTTTTGGTTCAGTCTCTTCACATGGCTCCAGAATACTTCCAATTCCTGTAGACGTACTTCCCACTGAGGTGTTTCTCCTATGGCTGAGATCAGAAAAACTGGATGATCTGGAGTGACATGTGCTATATCCTATTGGaaaacagagaagagccacaataGTTACATTATTAATGGCCAGGGCTGTGCTTTCCCCCACTATTTGGTTGGTTTTACTCCTGACGAGAGCCtacaaatgttttaagaagctacATACACTCTCTTACTCTATCCAATTCACTTCACTTAGTATATTTTCCTTTGGAATCTTCATCATTCTTTTCTCTGCCTTCTTGGATGGTATCTTCATCAGCTTGGACACATTCTGGGGTTTTCTTTTCAGATTAAGAAAGAAGTGTATTAAGTAGGAATGCATTTTTCTGGGTGGATGACTGCAGCTATTATCAGATCTTTTTCATATCTGACTAATTAATTTTTTTCGGGTCttcctttaaaattttttttcttttatttcttcacTTCCTGCATCTGGAGACGTATCCAGAGCAAACATGCTTTGGTAATTTGTTCATGTAAAAGAAGGATGAAAGTCGATAAAGTTCAAGTCTTTCCCTTTCAGTATTTTATGGCATTATCACAGATTGATTTTTGCTAGTTTGTGAATTTTGAAGACAAAATAATTTCAGGCGCAGCATCTGATGTTGAAGAGTTGCTGGAAAAGGAACATAAGGGacatggcaaaaaaaaacaaaaaaaagtttctattgCAGGTTTGTCTCCTCATTGTTCTGCTCCATCACATCAGATAATTTCATTGAACTTACACATTTGATCTTGACTGAGAGTAATCTAGTTTTCAGCCTTTTGGGATGAGCATGAATCCCTTCTATCTTGCTCATTTACCAACTcttgaaaatgttttccttttactTTAGAAGAATTACTAGTTTCTATTACTTGATTTTATTCAGATACTTCTTCCTTATCACTTCTTTCAACATTAGGCAGGTGGAATCTGATAAAGTCATACAATGATGGCTGGTAATCACTAATCTTTCATGTGTGGTATGATCAGCAGCTTAATGTCTACTACAGTTAGAAGGAGAATTTACCACTTAGTGAATTCAACACTTTGAAGAATGAGAAAtaaggttgtcataaacagatagctaagggttaatgtctcttacacctggaaagaggtaacctgaagcacctgaccagaggaccaatcaggaaaccagactttttcaggtctgggtggagggaagtttgtgtctgagttctttgtcttctgtctgtctctctctcggctatgggaggatttctgtttcctgctttctaatcttctgtttccaagttctgagtacagagatcataatacaataggggttattggttttttcttttgtatttacatggtatagttgctggaatgttttgaattgtattctttttgaataaggctgtttattcatatttcttttaagcaaatgaccctgtatttgtcaccttaatacagagagaccattttttatgtatttttctttctttttacataaagctttctttttaagacctgttggagtttttctttaggggggaactccagggaattgagtctgtgcgcaccagggaattggtgggaggaagaagtcccttctgtgtatctctccaggaacacctggaggggggaagggaaaaggtttatttccctttgttgtgagactcagagggtttgggtcttggggtccccagggaaggtttggggggaccagagtgctccaaaacactctaattttttgggtgaaggcagctttaccaggtccaagctggtaactaagcttggaggttttcatgctaacccccatattttggacgctaaggtccaaatctgggactaggttatgataaagGTAAGCTAGCCAGCTTTCTGCAGAACCATGTTATTGGATGCTCTTCCAACCTTCCAGATATTGCTAGAGTCTAGGGCTTGATTTTATAACTACCCAGTGCCCTCTTCAACTGATTGCATGCATTAGCCATGACCCTGTCTCCAATCACCAGTAAGTAACTCCACCCATGGTCTCCTAGGCTTTTAATTCTCATTTCCTAAGAGATGTAAAAACCCTGGTGTTTTCATCATTTCCCTTTTTACTTTTTCGAATGCCTGAAGCTTTTAGTGACAAATTAGAAACAGGTTCTAACGTCAGTTATTCCTTAATAAAAGCTTCCATGTAAACATTTCCGAGtggcaaagttaaaaaaaataaaataaaataaaaaaaatctcccatTTCCAAAAAAAGTTAGTCCCCCCCAAAACCAGTaggtaattaaaaaacaaaccaacacaaCACCAGGTAGTTCCAATTCAAAAGCCCTAACTAGGTAGAATGTTTCTTTTTACACACAAAGCAGCCTGTTTACATCAAAATGCTTTGTGAAGCTTCTGAAATACCAAAAGCTAATAAAACTAACTCAAGGGAATTCAACATCAACTTCTACCTGACAATTTTGATTGCTGGCTTGCATAGCTTGATGTTCTGGAATGTCCACATGCACCAAGTTCATCTGGGACTGACGCACTCTTTGCTGAGAGATCTACAATAAACGGCAATCAGAAGAGATTGTTGAATCCAGCACTCAGTTTTTGGCCTACAGCCATTATCAGACAGATGTCAGACCTCACAAGATAAGCAGAATGGAACTTGATACTAGTTAGAtaagaaacctctaaggaaaatCCAGGTGCTGCAAGAAATGTTGTCAGCATTCAAGTACATGACACTCACCTGGACTATAAATAATTACTGATTCAAAggagagagtatcagagggtacaCAATTGGACAGCTTTTGGTTGAAGTACATTAATGACCACAGGCAGCTGGGCCTTGAGTTAAGAGCCCATGGCACTTTCCCCAGAAAAGCAGTGTTAACacagatgtgctggccacttttCAAGCAGATACTTTTATAAAATTCTCTGTAGTTTCAGTTGACAGAATACCATTTCCTGTCCTAATCTCAGTCTAATATTGATGTGCACTAGTAAAATATATTGAGACTCACCCTAGAGTTGCAACATTTTAATAGTAAGTGAACTGATTTCTATAGTTTGTCTGCTTTCAGTATGACAAATGCTAAGTGATTCTTAAACTTGTACCATTAAAAACCTTATTCAATATCTATCCATAACGCACCAAATCACGAGAGTTAGCAAATATTAAGGGCCAATATACCTATGAAAGCACGATCATTCATAAATTaaatattaagggccagattctgctttaagtacactggtataaatccagagtaatgccACTGAGATTTGCTTAAGTAGCAGAAAATACActctcaaaatattttgaattttaaaaagggacaTAGGCAATTGATCCGATTTCCCTTTCTTCTCACTTCTAATAGAAATACTGCTCCATTACGCCAGTGTAAATCCAGCACATCAAAGGAATTACTCTGCATTTACATAGTGGTACCAAGAGCAGTATTGCTCAACAAACAGAGTAAAAAGGGGATTTGGGATAAAATGTCCATGTCTGTTTAACATTCAAAAGATTTCATGAATGTGTTTGCTGCTACTTAGGACTCAAACAACAGTAAAACCAATAGCATTATTTCATACCTGATACACCCAGATGAACCACTTTCAAGTTCTCTCCGCCTTTCCTGTCTTCATGTAAAGATTCTGCTTCTCCAGCAATTGTGATGGACATTCCTGTGGAAGGAGGCCTGTAAGCAAATGCACAGAGATCAGGGTTTGCTTTACCTGTGCTTCTGTCTTTTTGGAAGCATTATCGTGATTTGGGTGATGGTAGGAGTGGGCAGGGGGGTTATAGGTTCAATTCACATTGGACTTCACTGGGATTTAATGAGACTGTAGTATCAATAAATTTAGGAACACAGTCCCCCAGTTCCCTTTGTCCAAAACTGTTGAACTTCACAAGGAACCCTGAATTTGATCCATTTGCTCAGCCTTCTGGGGAGGACTGAAAAGTTTGGAGGCCCCACGGAAAGATACAGATTCATCTTGTTGACTGATTGTTGGTTGTTATTTATTTAATTGGAAGGGGAGGTGTTTGGTTTGgatttagtttttaattaaagtacTCCCAGCCCAGGATAGGCATTTTGAGTGTATAAAAATGTTTCTATCCTTGGCAAAAACACACAGGTTCAGTAAGAATAACCAAGTGTCTAGTGTCCCCTTTCCATAACATTTACATTACCAGAATGTAAATTTGTTTGCAGGGAAATAAAGCTAGACAATTGACTCCAATTCTGACTTAATATACACATTTTATTATAAGACATTAATAATTAGTTTTACTTAAAGAGAGCCAATGTGGAATGAGTGACATTTAATACCAAAGCACTAAGCTTATGATTACATGATAGCTGGCTAGTCAAACTATAACAGAGTTGAGTTGTTTGGTTTATTTCCAGCTAGAAATGCTTTTCATGGCCTGCAACAGCAATAATAATTTAACAACTGCCTCAATGGCCTCACTCACCTACATGGAGTCTATGGACAATGACAATGTGTAGAAGGCATATTTCCTATTAAATCTTAATCTTTccctatgatttttttaaaaaggtcaaatGCATACCTAAGCAAAAGGTCTGGTTACATACACCCTCTCCCCCAAGTAATGAGCATAAAAATACAACCAGAAACAgttcaaaatataaaaatttaataaCTGAGTTATCCCATACCAAATATTCAACCAACATACCAATTTTAACTATACTCAAGGAGATACAGTTTATTGAACACAAACTGCTTTCACTACAGAAGGGTATCTATCACAAAATCATGAAGTCCGagagcctctgtgctgttgaggaagaGGAAAGTCTcaaggaaggagaacatcaagcaGGAGCAGAAGGAAACTATCCCATAGTTGAGAACCTCTTTCCAGATGCCATACTATCCTCTCACATTGAGGATACCCCTCTGGGGAGGGGCACCgagttattaggaagagataggtaatagtaatgggggatttgattattagcagtatagatagttgggtttgtaaTGACAGGGGAACTACGTGGTGAACTGCCTGATAGGTGTGAAGGTTGCGGAcctctcaaggcatctagataAGCTTACATGCAGTGCTAGGGAGAAGCCAGTGGTGGTGCTACATGTaggaaaaaatgacaaaaaggtaggagagagagatTGTGAAGACCAAATTTAGGTTGTTAGGTaaaagattaaagtccaggatcttcatggtagcattctctgaaatgattCCAGTTCCACATCCAGAGCCAGTTAAGACAGGCAGTAGCTGTAGTTGATTTTCATTTGAttataaaatttgaaaaaaagtttccattttctAAGAAAAGAGCCAGCtaatcaaaacaaaaactaaaaacaaaaccccacatctGGATCAGCTACAATATTTGCTGGGTTTGATTTGAAAGTTTAGTATTCCAGGAAAGAATTACATCATCAGTTTGGAAGAGATCAAGACTGAATAATTCTGTCAAGCCATCGTGAAGTAAAATACAAGTTTTAACACATAACCAAGAGATTCTTTTTGCTTTTATTGCAAGCCCCTAACATCAATTATACAACAGAAATAGACTTTATAGTAGTCCTTTAACAGGGCTTTAGAGAGCCTGATtaaattgatttttctgttttggcATAAAAAGTGTATCTGAGACTTATGGATAACGTtgtctccagaaaaaaaaaatcaaaattttcatttcaactttATATGTACTAGTGTACAGAGAAAAGGAATACATTACTTTATTAGCAAACAGGCTAGAATTCAGTAGCCCTTGGGGAATCACTGCTATGAGTAATATTAGGTTAATGCAATCAGTACCAATGACATATGTAGACATGTGGCAATAAGTAAATATAGGAGTGTGCAATAAACACAGAGGTAAAACATACTCTGCCCTGCTAAACAAACTAAGATAATACATTTTTAG includes the following:
- the FAM102B gene encoding protein FAM102B isoform X4, with protein sequence MAFMMMKKKKFKFRVELELDELSSVPFVNGILFCKVRLLDGGSFSGESSREVVQANSVHWKKKFLFMCKMSASATTGILDPCICRVSVRKELKGGKAYAKLGFADLNLAEFAGSGNTTRRCLLEGYDTKNTRQDNSILKVLISMQLMSGDPCFKTPPSTGMSITIAGEAESLHEDRKGGENLKVVHLGVSDLSAKSASVPDELGACGHSRTSSYASQQSKLSGYSTCHSRSSSFSDLSHRRNTSVGSTSTGIGSILEPCEETEPKITDDNFDTPVKDISSEKLSRHPVKQDSVESQLKRVDATRVDADDIVEKILQSQDFSLDSSAEEEGLRLFVGPGGSTSFGSHHLPNRVGSGAYEQVVIKR
- the FAM102B gene encoding protein FAM102B isoform X2, whose product is MAFMMMKKKKFKFRVELELDELSSVPFVNGILFCKVRLLDGGSFSGESSREVVQANSVHWKKKFLFMCKMSASATTGILDPCICRVSVRKELKGGKAYAKLGFADLNLAEFAGSGNTTRRCLLEGYDTKNTRQDNSILKVLISMQLMSGDPCFKTPPSTGMSITIAGEAESLHEDRKGGENLKVVHLGVSDLSAKSASVPDELGACGHSRTSSYASQQSKLSGYSTCHSRSSSFSDLSHRRNTSVGSTSTGIGSILEPCEETEPKITDDNFDTPVKDISSEKLSRISKCVYPNRHPVKQDSVESQLKRVDATRVDADDIVEKILQSQDFSLDSSAEEEGLRLFVGPGGSTSFGSHHLPNRVGSGAYEQVVIKR
- the FAM102B gene encoding protein FAM102B isoform X5; its protein translation is MCKMSASATTGILDPCICRVSVRKELKGGKAYAKLGFADLNLAEFAGSGNTTRRCLLEGYDTKNTRQDNSILKVLISMQLMSGDPCFKTPPSTGMSITIAGEAESLHEDRKGGENLKVVHLGVSDLSAKSASVPDELGACGHSRTSSYASQQSKLSGRYSTCHSRSSSFSDLSHRRNTSVGSTSTGIGSILEPCEETEPKITDDNFDTPVKDISSEKLSRISKCVYPNRHPVKQDSVESQLKRVDATRVDADDIVEKILQSQDFSLDSSAEEEGLRLFVGPGGSTSFGSHHLPNRVGSGAYEQVVIKR
- the FAM102B gene encoding protein FAM102B isoform X3, producing the protein MAFMMMKKKKFKFRVELELDELSSVPFVNGILFCKVRLLDGGSFSGESSREVVQANSVHWKKKFLFMCKMSASATTGILDPCICRVSVRKELKGGKAYAKLGFADLNLAEFAGSGNTTRRCLLEGYDTKNTRQDNSILKVLISMQLMSGDPCFKTPPSTGMSITIAGEAESLHEDRKGGENLKVVHLGVSDLSAKSASVPDELGACGHSRTSSYASQQSKLSGRYSTCHSRSSSFSDLSHRRNTSVGSTSTGIGSILEPCEETEPKITDDNFDTPVKDISSEKLSRHPVKQDSVESQLKRVDATRVDADDIVEKILQSQDFSLDSSAEEEGLRLFVGPGGSTSFGSHHLPNRVGSGAYEQVVIKR
- the FAM102B gene encoding protein FAM102B isoform X1, translating into MAFMMMKKKKFKFRVELELDELSSVPFVNGILFCKVRLLDGGSFSGESSREVVQANSVHWKKKFLFMCKMSASATTGILDPCICRVSVRKELKGGKAYAKLGFADLNLAEFAGSGNTTRRCLLEGYDTKNTRQDNSILKVLISMQLMSGDPCFKTPPSTGMSITIAGEAESLHEDRKGGENLKVVHLGVSDLSAKSASVPDELGACGHSRTSSYASQQSKLSGRYSTCHSRSSSFSDLSHRRNTSVGSTSTGIGSILEPCEETEPKITDDNFDTPVKDISSEKLSRISKCVYPNRHPVKQDSVESQLKRVDATRVDADDIVEKILQSQDFSLDSSAEEEGLRLFVGPGGSTSFGSHHLPNRVGSGAYEQVVIKR